A section of the Aminiphilus circumscriptus DSM 16581 genome encodes:
- a CDS encoding CsgG/HfaB family protein has translation MRKKWKGVLVLAILLPCLAVLGANAEAAMRIAVSDFENNAGAESEVNDAVRRAITDMLITELAKTPGIQVIERSRIEAIAKEQRLAMSGLVEGSTAVQVGRLLGVEKLITGAITQFSFKQSGGIIPLPIGGFGGVAVGSSTAHVTLDVRLINVETGGIEWTTRASGEADRSMGGVMLSGVTFGQSENGGILSAATYNCIQKVVQALQSRLQMTQTVSSYNVIDVRGANNVLIDAGNVNANTVLGQLFVVFADGAPILGVNNEILGMERMNLAVLKVKEVQARYAACEVVKGSAAELQRGDQVALLYDSPESVRISSRMMADLKSDSGKGIISDPATLPGGAPSQAPLQTTQPEQPTQTTAPSTPTTPAPQAPPQVASAGGIADTSEESNVIDLYPIDANQKNSLKIAHRGGYTNYSKGNFSQAFKMFEHAVNLYPGNYLDAYWAARAAHKMGNKKLMNEWLDKALAVNPNYKPAIDYKAKFGK, from the coding sequence ATGAGGAAGAAGTGGAAAGGTGTTCTCGTCCTGGCGATTCTGTTGCCGTGCCTGGCCGTGCTTGGGGCGAATGCCGAGGCGGCCATGCGGATTGCCGTCTCCGATTTCGAGAACAACGCGGGAGCGGAGTCCGAGGTCAATGACGCCGTGCGGCGGGCCATCACGGACATGCTCATCACGGAACTCGCAAAAACGCCGGGAATCCAGGTGATCGAGCGGTCGCGCATCGAGGCTATCGCCAAGGAACAGCGCCTCGCCATGTCCGGCCTCGTGGAGGGGTCCACGGCGGTGCAGGTAGGGCGTCTTCTCGGCGTGGAGAAGCTCATCACCGGCGCCATCACCCAGTTCTCCTTCAAGCAGAGCGGCGGCATCATCCCGCTCCCCATCGGCGGCTTCGGCGGCGTCGCCGTGGGAAGCAGCACCGCCCACGTGACACTGGACGTGCGCCTCATCAACGTGGAGACCGGGGGCATCGAGTGGACCACCCGTGCTTCGGGCGAGGCGGACCGTTCCATGGGGGGTGTCATGCTCTCGGGCGTGACCTTCGGCCAGTCCGAAAACGGAGGCATCCTCTCCGCCGCCACCTACAACTGCATCCAGAAAGTTGTTCAGGCTCTCCAGAGTCGCCTGCAGATGACCCAGACGGTAAGTTCCTACAATGTCATCGACGTGCGAGGGGCGAACAACGTGCTCATCGACGCGGGAAACGTGAACGCCAACACCGTGCTGGGGCAGCTTTTCGTGGTCTTCGCCGATGGGGCTCCCATTCTGGGAGTGAACAACGAGATCCTCGGAATGGAACGCATGAATCTCGCGGTGCTCAAGGTGAAAGAGGTCCAGGCACGGTACGCCGCCTGCGAGGTGGTCAAGGGAAGCGCGGCGGAGCTGCAACGGGGCGATCAGGTGGCGCTCCTCTATGATTCTCCGGAGAGCGTGCGCATTTCCAGCCGAATGATGGCGGACCTGAAGAGCGATTCCGGAAAGGGTATCATTTCGGACCCTGCCACGCTCCCCGGAGGCGCGCCCTCCCAGGCCCCCCTCCAGACCACGCAGCCCGAACAGCCAACGCAGACCACGGCGCCGTCCACGCCGACGACTCCGGCGCCACAAGCCCCCCCCCAGGTCGCCTCGGCGGGAGGCATTGCGGACACGTCGGAGGAATCGAACGTGATCGATCTCTATCCCATCGACGCAAACCAGAAGAACTCTTTGAAAATAGCCCATCGCGGAGGATACACGAACTATTCCAAGGGAAACTTCTCCCAGGCGTTCAAGATGTTCGAGCACGCGGTGAACCTCTATCCCGGAAACTATCTGGACGCCTACTGGGCGGCCCGGGCGGCGCACAAGATGGGCAATAAAAAGCTCATGAACGAATGGCTCGACAAGGCTCTCGCGGTCAATCCGAACTACAAGCCCGCCATCGACTACAAGGCGAAGTTCGGCAAGTAG
- a CDS encoding Hpt domain-containing protein: MDESRTNRSIAAVDVEELLSLCDDDGEMLGELLRAFAEDEPRLYGALERALHAEDFEHLVKNAHALKGVLAALAAIPGRDLALALERAGRNANLEEVRRIVPLLREELDRVARALHVLEGALPHDTSA, encoded by the coding sequence ATGGACGAATCCAGAACGAATCGATCCATCGCAGCGGTGGATGTGGAGGAACTGCTCTCCCTTTGCGATGACGATGGAGAGATGTTAGGCGAATTGTTGCGGGCTTTTGCCGAGGACGAACCTCGCCTTTACGGTGCCCTGGAGAGGGCGCTCCATGCGGAGGATTTCGAACATCTGGTGAAGAACGCCCATGCCCTGAAGGGTGTTTTGGCCGCACTGGCGGCGATTCCTGGGCGAGACCTCGCCCTCGCGCTCGAGCGGGCCGGAAGGAACGCGAATCTTGAAGAGGTGAGGCGGATCGTGCCGCTTCTCCGGGAGGAACTGGATCGGGTTGCCCGGGCCCTACATGTTCTGGAGGGAGCGTTGCCTCATGACACGTCCGCCTGA
- a CDS encoding penicillin-binding transpeptidase domain-containing protein, with the protein MTRPPDASRAGRRVSAVSFPCFFLTVLFWGLAAVLPAAADVAVPSPPSGARELMKDVKGCALVMDLHTGEVLDAYNLSRAVGYEYPSTSVLKPVVALGALRYGVLSPEEKVEGDRKKLLKQYGDAMRSYLNRDLGALDLGSAMAASDNLFFYVVGERLGEERVRTLYESFSFGKVTGLDPAKEKPGRIPKGLTGAERLHFLGWGSKSMRVTAAQLLVAMAAFGNGGYQLRPFLGPKAPKVVSRIAAEEEFTQVRKALRRVVTEGTGRDANRDGYSVYGKTGSVFLPGTTTPLGVFAGFTEGAPRDVAFVVIVEGASAPRAVRLAGKLLDSLEKALGAASRIGAQELERS; encoded by the coding sequence ATGACACGTCCGCCTGATGCGTCGAGAGCGGGACGTCGCGTTTCAGCGGTGTCGTTTCCGTGCTTTTTTCTGACGGTGCTTTTTTGGGGGCTCGCCGCTGTTTTGCCCGCGGCGGCGGATGTGGCCGTACCGTCTCCGCCTTCCGGTGCGCGGGAACTCATGAAGGACGTCAAGGGGTGTGCCCTCGTCATGGATCTCCACACGGGAGAGGTCCTGGACGCCTACAACCTCTCCCGGGCCGTGGGGTACGAATATCCCTCCACGAGCGTTCTCAAACCCGTTGTGGCCCTGGGGGCTCTCCGCTACGGCGTGCTCTCGCCGGAGGAGAAGGTGGAGGGGGATCGCAAGAAGCTTCTCAAGCAGTACGGCGATGCGATGCGCTCCTATCTCAACCGGGATCTGGGTGCGCTGGATCTGGGGAGTGCCATGGCCGCAAGCGACAACCTTTTCTTCTATGTCGTGGGGGAGCGCCTGGGAGAGGAGCGGGTCCGGACTCTCTACGAATCCTTCAGCTTCGGCAAGGTCACGGGGCTCGACCCGGCGAAGGAGAAGCCGGGGCGCATTCCCAAGGGGCTCACGGGAGCTGAGAGGCTCCATTTTCTCGGGTGGGGAAGCAAGAGCATGCGCGTCACGGCGGCGCAGCTTCTCGTCGCCATGGCTGCCTTCGGCAACGGGGGCTACCAGTTGCGCCCCTTTCTTGGGCCCAAGGCGCCGAAGGTCGTGTCCCGGATCGCCGCCGAGGAAGAGTTCACTCAGGTCCGCAAGGCCCTTCGCCGGGTGGTCACCGAGGGGACCGGAAGGGACGCGAACCGTGACGGCTACAGTGTGTACGGAAAGACGGGGTCGGTGTTCCTTCCCGGGACCACCACGCCTCTCGGCGTCTTCGCGGGATTCACCGAGGGCGCTCCCCGGGACGTGGCGTTCGTGGTGATCGTGGAGGGAGCCTCTGCGCCGAGGGCGGTACGCCTCGCGGGAAAACTGCTCGATTCCCTGGAGAAGGCGCTTGGCGCCGCTTCTCGTATCGGAGCGCAGGAGTTGGAGCGATCATGA
- the ppk1 gene encoding polyphosphate kinase 1, translating to MTAKNKRRQIKQEARSAKTEKRRDDKEGISSASSPEKGNGKSPVERGICGPETLFNRELSWVAFNGRVLEEAFRETHPLLERLKFLAIFTSNLDEFFLIRFAGLLRQVAQGVEIPSPDGMTPLRQITALREAILPQLEEQRRCWKERLLPLLAREGIRVEEYPRIRPGARRKLDAYFEREVLPILTPQAVDGGRPFPHVSSGSLNLLVLLQDEQERNRFARLKIPRTFPRFVPVEEEEQEALSGTARRLAERNPSTFVWIEDVVTENLDALFPGFLVKGAWPFRVLRDADLEIQEDEAPDLLSTVEEGVEQRFFGVPAALVVGGEMPSEARSFLVEHLEVAPYQIFEVEGRLDFSSLMELYRLDRSDLKDAPFLPAVPKLDGGAEAFPELLRKRDLLLFHPYDAFSPVVDFLRWASRDSQVLAIKMTLYRVGQNSPVVESLMEARQNGKQVAALVELKARFDEENNIVWARALERAGVHVVYGLSGLKTHAKMCLVVRRENKGIRRYVHLGTGNYNPSTAGIYTDLGYFTADPDMGEDVADLFNVITGYARREAYRRLLVAPTTMRDGLVSRIDREIRRHREEGGGRIIFKMNALVDEACIAALYRAAAAGVRVDLQVRGICCLRPGLPGMEKTLTVTSIVGRFLEHPRLYYFRNGGAEELFLGSADLMPRNLDRRVEVLFPVLDRELLRTLVDQVLEVHLRDTVHARLLGPDGIYRARIPAEGEMPVNAQATMLARRGILYGEFAPPAVSARLASPLPEAGTGTTGVTPAGGDGS from the coding sequence ATGACGGCCAAGAACAAACGTAGGCAGATCAAGCAAGAAGCTCGTTCCGCAAAGACGGAAAAGCGTCGCGACGACAAGGAAGGCATTTCTTCCGCATCCTCTCCGGAGAAAGGGAACGGAAAGAGCCCGGTCGAAAGGGGGATCTGCGGTCCCGAGACGCTCTTCAATCGCGAACTGAGCTGGGTTGCCTTCAACGGGCGTGTGCTTGAGGAGGCTTTTCGGGAGACGCATCCTCTCCTGGAGCGCCTCAAGTTTCTCGCCATCTTCACGAGCAACCTGGACGAATTCTTCCTCATTCGCTTTGCCGGGCTTCTGCGGCAGGTCGCTCAGGGAGTGGAGATCCCCTCGCCCGATGGCATGACACCCCTCCGGCAGATCACGGCCCTTCGGGAGGCCATCCTCCCCCAGTTGGAAGAGCAGCGTCGCTGCTGGAAGGAGCGTCTTCTCCCCCTGCTCGCCCGGGAGGGAATCCGCGTGGAGGAATATCCCCGGATCCGTCCCGGCGCACGCAGGAAGCTGGATGCCTATTTCGAACGGGAAGTTCTGCCGATTCTCACTCCCCAGGCGGTGGACGGAGGGCGCCCCTTTCCGCACGTGTCCAGCGGAAGCCTGAACCTTCTGGTACTGCTTCAGGACGAACAGGAGCGGAATCGTTTCGCCCGCCTCAAGATTCCCCGCACATTTCCCCGCTTCGTTCCCGTGGAGGAAGAGGAACAGGAGGCCCTGTCCGGAACGGCGCGGCGCCTCGCGGAGCGGAATCCCTCCACCTTCGTGTGGATCGAGGATGTGGTGACGGAAAATCTGGACGCGCTCTTTCCGGGATTTCTCGTGAAGGGTGCCTGGCCGTTCCGGGTTTTGCGGGACGCGGATCTGGAGATCCAGGAGGACGAAGCGCCGGATCTCCTCTCCACCGTGGAGGAAGGAGTGGAGCAGCGTTTCTTCGGGGTCCCCGCCGCACTGGTAGTGGGCGGCGAGATGCCCTCCGAGGCGCGAAGCTTCCTCGTGGAGCATCTTGAAGTGGCCCCCTACCAGATCTTCGAGGTGGAGGGACGCCTCGATTTCTCTTCTCTGATGGAACTCTACCGCCTTGACCGGAGCGACCTCAAGGATGCACCCTTTCTTCCCGCCGTTCCGAAGCTCGACGGTGGAGCGGAGGCTTTTCCGGAGCTTCTTCGGAAGCGGGACCTCCTGCTCTTTCATCCCTACGACGCCTTCTCGCCCGTGGTGGATTTTCTCCGGTGGGCCTCGCGGGATTCCCAGGTGCTCGCCATCAAGATGACTCTCTATCGGGTGGGACAGAACTCGCCCGTGGTGGAAAGCCTCATGGAGGCGCGGCAGAACGGCAAGCAGGTGGCGGCCCTGGTGGAACTCAAGGCGCGTTTCGACGAGGAGAACAACATCGTCTGGGCCCGGGCTCTGGAACGTGCGGGGGTGCATGTGGTCTACGGTCTCTCGGGGCTCAAGACCCACGCGAAGATGTGTCTCGTGGTGCGCCGCGAGAACAAGGGAATCCGCCGTTACGTGCATCTTGGCACGGGGAACTACAATCCCTCCACGGCGGGAATCTACACGGATCTCGGATATTTCACCGCCGATCCCGACATGGGAGAGGACGTGGCGGACCTCTTCAACGTCATCACCGGCTACGCCAGGCGAGAGGCCTACCGGAGGCTTCTCGTGGCACCCACAACGATGCGGGACGGACTTGTTTCCCGCATTGACCGGGAAATTCGGAGACACCGGGAAGAGGGGGGAGGACGCATCATCTTCAAAATGAACGCCCTCGTGGACGAGGCCTGCATCGCCGCGCTCTACCGGGCCGCCGCGGCAGGGGTCCGGGTGGATCTGCAGGTGCGGGGGATCTGCTGCCTTCGTCCCGGTCTTCCCGGAATGGAGAAAACTCTCACGGTCACCTCCATCGTGGGACGCTTCCTCGAGCATCCCCGGCTCTACTATTTCCGCAACGGTGGTGCGGAGGAACTCTTCCTCGGCAGCGCGGACCTCATGCCCCGAAACCTGGATCGCCGGGTGGAGGTGCTTTTCCCCGTATTGGACAGGGAACTTCTCCGCACGCTCGTGGATCAGGTTCTGGAGGTGCACCTGAGGGATACCGTACATGCCCGGCTCCTCGGGCCGGACGGGATCTACCGGGCGCGGATTCCCGCCGAGGGAGAGATGCCCGTGAACGCCCAGGCGACAATGCTTGCAAGGCGGGGAATCCTGTACGGGGAGTTCGCCCCTCCGGCGGTGTCGGCGCGGCTTGCGTCGCCTCTTCCGGAAGCCGGCACCGGAACGACGGGAGTTACGCCTGCGGGGGGTGACGGATCGTGA
- a CDS encoding CHAD domain-containing protein: MTTASRFSGACGYGAQVVLERIAPLLREVEGVRRNEDPECLHRMRVASRRLRSALLLLEGCVPPETLRSWRRAMRRLTRVLGEARDLDVQLLFLEDFLGKSGTDASLSEEDGAASDATAKLRKDMKEALPPEMLPGVERLRLRLRTRRTRRQRNVLRALDRLEEEGLVQRMGTVLREMLVRMELGEADRGPSIREQAFRLLSLRLEEVLAFAYVADNPADEEGHHALRVAAKRLRYSLELFAPLLGEAGESLVKEIKVLQDRLGALHDCDVWRNFLPAFIEAERRRTHRYYGHGKAFPRLEKGLRFLLHRREEEREKLFASFLAWWRGAEKRDFWQRCREEIASLLADAGKMEVATE; encoded by the coding sequence GTGACGACCGCCTCCCGTTTTTCCGGAGCTTGCGGGTACGGTGCACAGGTGGTTCTCGAACGGATCGCTCCGCTTCTGCGCGAGGTGGAGGGGGTGCGTCGCAATGAAGACCCGGAGTGCCTGCACCGTATGCGCGTGGCCTCCCGTCGGCTGCGAAGCGCTCTACTCCTGCTGGAGGGATGTGTCCCTCCGGAAACGCTGCGTTCGTGGCGCCGCGCCATGCGGCGTCTCACGCGGGTTCTCGGAGAGGCCCGTGATCTGGATGTGCAGCTTCTCTTTCTTGAGGATTTTCTCGGAAAGAGTGGAACGGATGCCTCTCTTTCCGAAGAGGACGGAGCAGCGTCAGATGCCACGGCGAAATTGCGGAAGGACATGAAGGAGGCGCTTCCTCCCGAAATGCTTCCCGGAGTGGAGCGCCTCCGCTTGCGCCTCCGAACGCGCCGGACGAGACGGCAACGAAACGTCCTTCGTGCTCTGGACCGCCTGGAAGAGGAGGGGCTTGTACAGCGCATGGGGACCGTTCTTCGGGAGATGCTCGTGCGCATGGAACTCGGTGAGGCGGATCGTGGCCCCTCCATTCGGGAACAGGCCTTCCGGCTCCTCTCCCTGCGTCTCGAGGAAGTGCTCGCCTTCGCCTACGTGGCGGACAACCCCGCCGACGAGGAGGGACACCATGCTCTTCGGGTGGCGGCCAAGCGTCTTCGTTATTCCCTGGAACTCTTCGCCCCCCTTCTCGGAGAGGCCGGAGAATCCCTCGTGAAGGAGATCAAGGTCCTGCAGGACAGGCTGGGCGCGCTCCACGACTGCGATGTCTGGCGGAACTTCCTTCCTGCCTTCATCGAGGCCGAGCGCCGTCGTACCCATCGCTATTACGGACACGGAAAGGCGTTTCCACGTCTGGAGAAGGGGCTCCGGTTCCTGCTGCACCGGCGGGAGGAGGAACGGGAGAAACTCTTCGCATCGTTTCTTGCCTGGTGGAGAGGCGCGGAGAAAAGGGACTTCTGGCAGCGCTGCCGCGAGGAAATCGCGTCTCTTCTCGCCGACGCCGGAAAGATGGAGGTGGCGACGGAGTGA
- a CDS encoding metallophosphoesterase family protein → MKIALLGDIHANLPALDAVLEHARKRSAGAIWCLGDSVGYGPYPDEVIRLLQRKYALCLRGNYDNKVLCVEEKRERWLLTKGEEKVLAFQWAWDNLSQESRKWLAGLPETLRLSLEGHRILLAHGSPDSPKEFLGEETPRERFAEIIADTGANALLFAHTHRPFCERIDGVLLLNPGSVGRPVDGDPRASYALLSVTKKGIEAELFRVPYDVDQCVSALRAAGLPEEFGNMFLSGTDLGEAPVSPEEGEAERFRAEALRVGQKYVDMGEHMTQVAGLAVLLFDELIPLHGYGPEERRLLELAALLHDIGWCEGRLKHHKWSERLIVEDEDLSLSRRERRLVACIARYHRRGLPRASHRLFGTLSEEEQTLVRVLAGLLRVADGLDNCHLSLVEGLSCTIRDDRVDLRVVASQFPQGEDEKALRKGDLFRECFNREIAITWDLHR, encoded by the coding sequence GTGAAGATCGCATTGCTCGGAGACATTCACGCCAACCTTCCCGCACTCGATGCGGTGCTCGAACACGCCCGGAAGCGGAGCGCCGGTGCCATATGGTGTCTCGGCGACTCCGTCGGCTATGGTCCTTATCCCGACGAGGTGATTCGGCTTCTTCAGAGGAAGTACGCGCTCTGTCTTCGGGGCAATTACGACAACAAGGTGCTTTGCGTGGAGGAAAAGCGCGAGCGGTGGCTCCTCACGAAGGGAGAGGAGAAGGTACTCGCCTTCCAGTGGGCCTGGGACAATCTTTCCCAGGAAAGCCGAAAATGGCTCGCGGGGCTTCCCGAGACGCTGCGTCTTTCCCTCGAGGGCCATCGTATCCTGCTCGCCCACGGAAGTCCCGATTCCCCCAAGGAGTTCCTTGGGGAGGAAACTCCCCGGGAGCGCTTTGCCGAGATCATCGCCGACACCGGGGCGAACGCCCTCTTGTTCGCCCACACGCATCGCCCCTTCTGCGAACGGATCGACGGGGTGCTTCTGCTCAATCCCGGAAGTGTCGGACGCCCCGTGGATGGCGATCCCCGCGCTTCCTACGCGCTGCTCTCGGTGACGAAAAAAGGGATCGAGGCGGAGTTGTTCCGCGTTCCCTACGATGTGGACCAGTGCGTGTCGGCGCTTCGCGCCGCGGGGCTTCCCGAGGAATTCGGAAACATGTTTCTTTCCGGAACCGATCTGGGAGAGGCGCCGGTCAGCCCGGAAGAGGGCGAAGCGGAACGGTTCCGTGCGGAGGCGCTCCGGGTCGGGCAGAAATACGTGGACATGGGGGAGCACATGACCCAGGTGGCGGGCCTCGCGGTGCTGCTCTTCGATGAACTGATCCCTCTGCACGGCTACGGTCCGGAGGAGCGGCGCCTTTTGGAACTGGCGGCCCTTCTGCACGACATCGGCTGGTGTGAGGGACGCCTGAAGCATCACAAGTGGTCCGAACGACTTATCGTCGAAGACGAGGATCTCTCCCTCTCACGGCGGGAGCGTCGTCTTGTCGCCTGCATCGCCCGTTACCACCGGCGGGGGCTTCCCCGGGCATCGCACCGCCTCTTCGGCACGCTCTCCGAGGAGGAGCAAACTCTCGTGAGAGTTCTGGCGGGATTGCTCCGCGTTGCCGACGGGCTCGACAACTGCCATCTCAGCCTTGTCGAGGGGCTTTCCTGCACGATCCGGGATGATCGGGTGGACCTTCGCGTCGTCGCCTCCCAGTTTCCACAAGGGGAGGACGAGAAGGCTCTTCGGAAAGGAGACCTCTTTCGGGAATGTTTCAATCGGGAGATCGCAATCACGTGGGACCTGCACCGTTGA
- a CDS encoding Ppx/GppA phosphatase family protein gives MFQSGDRNHVGPAPLSEAGRVLAFLDMGTNSIRLLLVRINPNRSYTLLLQQREVIRLGEGAFQEEQLQDAAMERAILAARGFAEMARSYGAEELVAVATAATRDAANREEFLERLAKEAGVDMRIISGREEARLIYLGVVSGLVLESRKAVFIDIGGGSTEVTVGDQFEHYYLDTLKLGAIRLSGIFLRPDETGPISEDRYALIRQYVSGAVVRTVQRVRHLEPEIAVGSSGTIMNLAEITLRRTRKRRLERNDTVRLDELQETIRILRELSLEQRRNVPGINPERADIIVPGAAVLETLLEEMGVTELMVSDRGLREGLLMDYLDRIGLFQGMSVRERSVFQLSRSCGFDEIHAREVARLALELFDSGAESGLHRLGRRDRELLYYAALLHDVGMFIAFSNHQEHSYYIIRNAELLGFDQKEIGIMAAVALHHRKKSPRKDHPGLTALDKDEKRLVRVLGMFLRLAEALDRSHSEAVERVGFGKITKKEARLDIFRARECQLEYWGVLELCEGFERVFGRALQVNLQEGNSLSAVSGE, from the coding sequence ATGTTTCAATCGGGAGATCGCAATCACGTGGGACCTGCACCGTTGAGCGAGGCGGGGCGTGTCCTCGCCTTTCTGGATATGGGAACGAACTCGATCCGCCTTCTTCTGGTACGGATCAATCCCAATCGTTCCTACACGCTGCTTCTGCAGCAGCGGGAAGTTATCCGTCTTGGAGAAGGCGCCTTTCAGGAGGAGCAGCTCCAGGATGCCGCCATGGAGAGGGCAATCCTCGCCGCACGGGGATTTGCGGAGATGGCCCGCTCCTACGGTGCGGAGGAACTGGTGGCGGTGGCCACGGCGGCGACGAGGGACGCGGCGAACCGCGAGGAATTTCTGGAGCGCCTCGCGAAGGAGGCCGGTGTGGACATGCGGATCATCTCCGGACGGGAGGAGGCCCGGCTCATCTACCTGGGGGTGGTGAGCGGCCTTGTTCTCGAATCCCGGAAGGCCGTTTTCATCGACATCGGCGGAGGCAGCACCGAGGTGACCGTGGGAGACCAGTTCGAACACTACTATCTGGACACCCTCAAACTGGGGGCCATCCGCCTATCCGGGATCTTTCTCCGCCCCGACGAGACCGGCCCCATCTCGGAGGACCGCTACGCGCTTATCCGGCAGTACGTGTCGGGCGCGGTGGTGCGCACGGTACAGCGGGTGCGGCACCTGGAGCCCGAGATCGCCGTGGGCAGCTCCGGGACCATAATGAACCTCGCGGAGATCACGCTCAGAAGGACGAGGAAGCGCCGTCTCGAGCGGAACGACACGGTGCGCCTCGACGAACTTCAGGAGACCATCCGCATTCTCCGGGAACTTTCTCTGGAGCAGCGTCGCAACGTGCCGGGAATCAATCCCGAGCGGGCGGACATCATCGTCCCCGGTGCGGCGGTTCTGGAGACGCTCCTGGAGGAAATGGGAGTGACGGAACTGATGGTGAGCGACCGGGGGCTGCGGGAAGGGCTTCTCATGGATTACCTCGACCGGATCGGTCTCTTTCAGGGCATGTCCGTCCGGGAGCGGAGCGTCTTTCAGCTCTCCCGTTCGTGCGGTTTCGACGAGATTCACGCCCGGGAAGTGGCCCGCCTTGCCCTGGAACTCTTCGACAGTGGAGCTGAATCGGGATTGCACCGCCTGGGCCGACGGGATCGGGAGCTGCTCTACTATGCGGCGCTTCTCCACGATGTGGGCATGTTCATCGCCTTCTCCAACCACCAGGAGCACAGCTACTACATCATCCGCAACGCGGAACTCCTCGGGTTCGACCAGAAGGAGATCGGTATCATGGCCGCGGTGGCCCTGCACCACCGGAAAAAAAGCCCTCGAAAGGACCATCCCGGCCTGACGGCTCTGGACAAGGACGAAAAGCGCCTCGTGCGGGTTCTGGGGATGTTCCTCCGGCTTGCGGAGGCCCTTGACCGGAGCCACTCCGAGGCGGTGGAACGGGTCGGTTTCGGAAAAATCACGAAGAAGGAGGCCCGGCTGGACATCTTTCGTGCCAGGGAGTGTCAGCTCGAATACTGGGGTGTGCTGGAGCTGTGCGAGGGGTTTGAACGCGTCTTCGGACGTGCGCTCCAGGTCAACCTTCAGGAGGGGAATTCTCTGTCGGCGGTCTCCGGAGAGTAG